The proteins below are encoded in one region of Aggregicoccus sp. 17bor-14:
- the lnt gene encoding apolipoprotein N-acyltransferase, producing the protein MKRTALLLLLSSALLAGYARLQGPSWLLGPVCLVPFLAALERTRALRTACLLGAAQAVGFALGALGWFPLAVQRYVGVSAWGAFALLALTAPLLQPQFLALALARTGLRRTGAGLAALGGALAYVGVEWAAPRLLDASLGYGLYPAEGLRQAADVAGVRGLTLALLLCNEALWALAHARAWRRALALAAPLGLAALYGTWRLGTLEQVARARDGGEPGLRVGLVQANLTRYAELAEAEGTYGAVRTVLDTHYALSRALLQAPAPPELLVWPETVYPTTFGSPRSEAGAELDAELRAFAHDTGVPLLFGTYAWEAGREYNAAVLLSAQEAAPAQGYRKVHPFPLSEYVPAWLDSPALRAWAPWLGTWSPGPGLQLLTLERPGRRTLRLAPLICFDAAEPGLAAEGARAGADLLVTLANDAWFAGGLGARQHLVVSAFRSIETRLPQVRATPSGVSAEIDPLGRIVREAEPERVQALGAQLRPGPLAPALAAAWGDWVGSAALLALGLLVATRLRLALTPGLSSEHPAQGTTSSAITPR; encoded by the coding sequence GTGAAGCGCACGGCCCTCCTGCTGCTGCTCTCCAGCGCGCTGCTCGCGGGCTACGCCCGGCTGCAGGGCCCCTCCTGGCTGCTCGGGCCCGTGTGCCTCGTCCCCTTCCTCGCCGCGCTCGAGCGCACGCGGGCGCTGCGCACCGCGTGCCTGCTGGGCGCGGCGCAGGCGGTGGGCTTCGCGCTGGGGGCGCTGGGTTGGTTCCCGCTCGCGGTGCAGCGCTACGTGGGCGTCTCTGCGTGGGGCGCCTTCGCGCTGCTCGCGCTCACGGCACCGCTGCTGCAGCCGCAGTTCCTCGCGCTCGCGCTCGCGCGCACGGGGCTGCGGCGGACGGGCGCGGGGCTCGCGGCGCTCGGCGGCGCGCTCGCGTACGTGGGGGTGGAGTGGGCGGCGCCGCGGCTGCTGGACGCGAGCCTGGGCTACGGCCTCTACCCCGCGGAAGGCCTGCGCCAGGCCGCGGACGTGGCGGGCGTGCGCGGCCTCACGCTCGCGCTGCTGCTGTGCAACGAGGCGCTGTGGGCCCTCGCGCACGCGCGAGCCTGGCGCCGCGCCCTCGCGCTCGCGGCGCCGCTCGGGCTCGCGGCGCTCTACGGAACCTGGAGGCTGGGCACGCTCGAGCAGGTGGCGCGTGCGCGTGACGGCGGCGAGCCCGGGCTGCGGGTGGGGCTGGTGCAGGCGAACCTCACCCGCTACGCCGAGCTCGCCGAGGCAGAGGGCACCTACGGCGCGGTGCGCACCGTGCTCGACACGCACTACGCGCTGTCGCGCGCGCTGCTGCAGGCGCCCGCGCCGCCCGAGCTGCTCGTGTGGCCGGAGACGGTGTACCCCACCACCTTCGGAAGCCCGCGCAGCGAGGCCGGGGCGGAGCTGGACGCGGAGCTGCGCGCCTTCGCCCACGACACCGGCGTGCCGCTGCTCTTCGGCACCTACGCGTGGGAGGCGGGGCGCGAGTACAACGCCGCAGTGCTGCTCTCCGCGCAGGAGGCAGCCCCCGCGCAGGGCTACCGCAAGGTGCACCCCTTCCCCCTCTCCGAGTACGTGCCCGCGTGGCTGGACTCACCCGCGCTGCGCGCGTGGGCCCCGTGGCTCGGCACCTGGTCTCCGGGGCCGGGGCTGCAGCTGCTCACGCTCGAGCGCCCGGGGCGGCGCACGCTGCGGCTCGCGCCGCTCATCTGCTTCGACGCCGCGGAGCCGGGGCTCGCGGCGGAGGGGGCGCGGGCGGGCGCGGACCTGCTCGTCACGCTCGCCAACGACGCGTGGTTCGCCGGCGGCCTCGGCGCGCGCCAGCACCTCGTGGTCTCCGCCTTCCGCTCCATCGAGACGCGGCTGCCGCAGGTGCGCGCCACGCCCTCCGGGGTGTCGGCGGAGATCGACCCACTGGGGCGCATCGTGCGCGAGGCCGAGCCGGAGCGCGTGCAGGCGCTGGGGGCGCAGCTGCGCCCCGGGCCGCTCGCCCCTGCGCTCGCGGCGGCGTGGGGGGACTGGGTGGGCAGCGCGGCGCTCCTCGCACTCGGGCTGCTCGTTGCAACCCGGTTGCGTCTGGCCCTCACCCCGGGCCTCTCCTCGGAGCACCCGGCTCAGGGGACGACGAGCTCGGCCATCACGCCCAGGTGA